Genomic DNA from Oncorhynchus nerka isolate Pitt River linkage group LG17, Oner_Uvic_2.0, whole genome shotgun sequence:
AAGGCACTGTTTCCCCTTTTACAGATATCAGCTTTAAGAAGTATGCACTGACTGTATACTAGTTTCATGCTCATAAGACTGTTTGTGACAGCTTGTCAGGCCTTGGCTGTGTCCCAGCTGGACTTGGTGATCATTGCACCCCCTGTTCTGCCTGAGGGGGAGAGCCAGACCCTGGAGAACCTGCAGCCTGCCTGGACGGAGCTGGAGGGCTTGGTGCAGAGCCACAAGATCGCTGCCATCGGAACCTCCGACCTGGACAAGGAGCTCCTGGAGCAGCTCTACAACTGGGCCCAGGTGAGTGGTGATGCTGACGAGACCATCAGATTGTTGTAGGTTAGCGTTGGTGTATTTGGGGTTTTGAATTGTTGTATTTTCTCCTGGTCTAGGTGAAACCCAGCAGTAACCAGGTGAATCTGGCCTCCTGCTGTGTGATGCCCCCTGACCTGACTGCTTTTGCAAAGGAGTTTGACATTCAGCTACTGACTCATAATGACCCAAAAGGTGAAGATTGTGATCATTTCAATTTGTAATCTTTTCACTGTATAATCAGATAATACATGTTAAGGAAAGGCTGTGTGTGCTCTGAGGGGCACTGAATTAACACATTGTATTTTCCTGTAGAACTGATTACTGCTGCCAGCTTCCAGGAGGCAGTGCAggagagcactcaggacctgaaGGTAGCAGACTGGAGGTTGGAGTGGGTTTTGCGCTACTCCATCATTGTCAAAAGCAGGGGTATCATCAAAGCAAAAGGCTACCTTGTTCACTCAAAGAGAAACAACCTGTAGCATGTCCTCTGAAAATCTGTTATTCAGATGTTACTCATGTCCAATGTATTTAAGACGGGTACATAGGTAGCTAAATCTTTAACAAACACTGCTACAAAACTGAATTGGAACCACAGAAATAATTCAATTGTTTAGATGGATCACCTTGTTTTAGTACAATGTTAGAATGATTGCAAAGCAGTTCAAAGGTTAAACAGCCTCTAACCCACTACGGAAATGTCCCATGATATT
This window encodes:
- the LOC115145003 gene encoding glutamate--cysteine ligase regulatory subunit-like, encoding MEKHTTSAKVLLNHATILYLHTGNLVNRSRLKKKCPSSPSEEIQDCVRATLNEWCATIPPTTSPTDLPDTIDCSIPQATEAITPEEREELKVSVKLFICEADLSSIKDAVDKSCQALAVSQLDLVIIAPPVLPEGESQTLENLQPAWTELEGLVQSHKIAAIGTSDLDKELLEQLYNWAQVKPSSNQVNLASCCVMPPDLTAFAKEFDIQLLTHNDPKELITAASFQEAVQESTQDLKVADWRLEWVLRYSIIVKSRGIIKAKGYLVHSKRNNL